A stretch of Xenopus laevis strain J_2021 chromosome 8S, Xenopus_laevis_v10.1, whole genome shotgun sequence DNA encodes these proteins:
- the pip5kl1.S gene encoding phosphatidylinositol 4-phosphate 5-kinase-like protein 1 isoform X3, giving the protein MGESRRSNRHRRLFWNLRQRWKLLGLFEIDKEHEFYPLTCDLKQGLKQAIQESIYSDTTIALADEDYSAKITQGHEGFLMRSYAGPVFSYFRQSLGVSEESFTRSLSCNDFYLQFISNSKSKADFFLTNDKRFFLKTQTKREAHFMLQILRRYIEHFQLYPHSLLVKILGVYSITYAQNKKKYFIIMQSVFFPDERITSRYDIKGCKVSRWTEPEPEGSRVLQVFKDCNFEGNVICLDQQRAWLLRQMELDARFLQQLNVIDYSLLVGSQPLHADEKNQSWSLANLIVRTKRSVNGAASPTASNTASVPGTVDGEEDSSERDEGGAGLMGSQEMKPAEQIPMKKLKAQLSMVSDTSDIITQNRRLLPNYKNALHVVDGPEQRYFIGIIDIFTVYGLRKRLEHLWKSVRYRGQEFSTVSPLYYSHRLCHWVESHTV; this is encoded by the exons ATG gGGGAGTCCAGACGCAGCAACAGGCACCGGCGACTGTTCTGGAACCTCCGCCAGCGCTGGAAGCTTCTCGGGCTCTTTGAGATTGATAAGGAACATGAGTTCTACCCTCTGACCTGTGACCTGAAACAGGGACTAAAGCAAGCCATCCAGGAAAGCATCTATAGTGATACCACG ATTGCACTTGCAGATGAGGATTACAGTGCAAAGATCACGCAGGGTCATGAG GGCTTTCTGATGAGGAGCTACGCAGGCCCGGTGTTCTCTTATTTTCGCCAGTCTCTTGGGGTGTCTGAGGAAAGTTTCACGAGATCTCTCTCTTGCAATGATTTCTACCTACAGTTCATTAGCAACTCCAAAAGCAAAGCTGATTTCTTCTTAAC GAATGACAAGCGCTTCTTTCTAAAGACTCAGACAAAGAGGGAGGCCCACTTCATGTTGCAGATCCTACGCCGATACATAGAGCACTTTCAGTTATACCCTCACTCTCTGCTCGTCAAAATCTTGG gtgtttACAGCATCACTTATGCTCAGAACAAAAAG AAGTACTTTATCATCATGCAGAGCGTTTTCTTCCCAGATGAGAGGATCACAAGCCG GTACGATATCAAGGGCTGCAAAGTGAGTCGCTGGACTGAACCGGAACCAGAGGGAAGCCGGGTGTTGCAGGTCTTTAAGGACTGTAACTTTGAAGGAAATGTTATCTGCCTTG ATCAGCAACGGGCCTGGTTGTTACGACAGATGGAGCTGGACGCACGTTTTTTGCAACAGCTCAATGTGATAGATTACAGCCTACTTGTTGGCTCTCAGCCATTACACGCTGATGAAAAGAACCAGAGCTGGTCCCTCGCCAACCTCATAGTCAGAACAAAAAG GTCTGTGAATGGAGCAGCCAGCCCTACTGCTTCCAACACAGCATCAGTTCCTGGCACAGTAGATGGGGAAGAGGACTCCAGTGAAAGGGATGAAGGTGGTGCAGGACTAATGGGCTCCCAAGAAATGAAACCTGCAGAACAAATCCCCATGAAAAAACTCAAGGCACAGCTCAGCATGGTCTCTGATACCTCTGATATTATTACACAAAACAGGCGCCTGCTGCCCAACTACAAGAATGCGCTGCATGTCGTGGATGGGCCAGAGCAGAGGTATTTCATTGGTATCATCGACATTTTCACAGTGTATGGCCTAAGGAAAAGGCTGGAGCATTTGTGGAAAAGTGTAAGATATCGTGGTCAGGAATTCTCCACCGTCAGCCCCTTGTACTACTCCCATAGGCTCTGCCACTGGGTGGAAAGTCATACTGTATGA
- the pip5kl1.S gene encoding phosphatidylinositol 4-phosphate 5-kinase-like protein 1 isoform X1 gives MAHKEKCDSVPSSSIVEGESRRSNRHRRLFWNLRQRWKLLGLFEIDKEHEFYPLTCDLKQGLKQAIQESIYSDTTIALADEDYSAKITQGHEGFLMRSYAGPVFSYFRQSLGVSEESFTRSLSCNDFYLQFISNSKSKADFFLTNDKRFFLKTQTKREAHFMLQILRRYIEHFQLYPHSLLVKILGVYSITYAQNKKKYFIIMQSVFFPDERITSRYDIKGCKVSRWTEPEPEGSRVLQVFKDCNFEGNVICLDQQRAWLLRQMELDARFLQQLNVIDYSLLVGSQPLHADEKNQSWSLANLIVRTKRSVNGAASPTASNTASVPGTVDGEEDSSERDEGGAGLMGSQEMKPAEQIPMKKLKAQLSMVSDTSDIITQNRRLLPNYKNALHVVDGPEQRYFIGIIDIFTVYGLRKRLEHLWKSVRYRGQEFSTVSPLYYSHRLCHWVESHTV, from the exons ATGGCACATAAAGAGAAATGTGACTCTGTACCTAGTTCCTCAATTGTAGAG gGGGAGTCCAGACGCAGCAACAGGCACCGGCGACTGTTCTGGAACCTCCGCCAGCGCTGGAAGCTTCTCGGGCTCTTTGAGATTGATAAGGAACATGAGTTCTACCCTCTGACCTGTGACCTGAAACAGGGACTAAAGCAAGCCATCCAGGAAAGCATCTATAGTGATACCACG ATTGCACTTGCAGATGAGGATTACAGTGCAAAGATCACGCAGGGTCATGAG GGCTTTCTGATGAGGAGCTACGCAGGCCCGGTGTTCTCTTATTTTCGCCAGTCTCTTGGGGTGTCTGAGGAAAGTTTCACGAGATCTCTCTCTTGCAATGATTTCTACCTACAGTTCATTAGCAACTCCAAAAGCAAAGCTGATTTCTTCTTAAC GAATGACAAGCGCTTCTTTCTAAAGACTCAGACAAAGAGGGAGGCCCACTTCATGTTGCAGATCCTACGCCGATACATAGAGCACTTTCAGTTATACCCTCACTCTCTGCTCGTCAAAATCTTGG gtgtttACAGCATCACTTATGCTCAGAACAAAAAG AAGTACTTTATCATCATGCAGAGCGTTTTCTTCCCAGATGAGAGGATCACAAGCCG GTACGATATCAAGGGCTGCAAAGTGAGTCGCTGGACTGAACCGGAACCAGAGGGAAGCCGGGTGTTGCAGGTCTTTAAGGACTGTAACTTTGAAGGAAATGTTATCTGCCTTG ATCAGCAACGGGCCTGGTTGTTACGACAGATGGAGCTGGACGCACGTTTTTTGCAACAGCTCAATGTGATAGATTACAGCCTACTTGTTGGCTCTCAGCCATTACACGCTGATGAAAAGAACCAGAGCTGGTCCCTCGCCAACCTCATAGTCAGAACAAAAAG GTCTGTGAATGGAGCAGCCAGCCCTACTGCTTCCAACACAGCATCAGTTCCTGGCACAGTAGATGGGGAAGAGGACTCCAGTGAAAGGGATGAAGGTGGTGCAGGACTAATGGGCTCCCAAGAAATGAAACCTGCAGAACAAATCCCCATGAAAAAACTCAAGGCACAGCTCAGCATGGTCTCTGATACCTCTGATATTATTACACAAAACAGGCGCCTGCTGCCCAACTACAAGAATGCGCTGCATGTCGTGGATGGGCCAGAGCAGAGGTATTTCATTGGTATCATCGACATTTTCACAGTGTATGGCCTAAGGAAAAGGCTGGAGCATTTGTGGAAAAGTGTAAGATATCGTGGTCAGGAATTCTCCACCGTCAGCCCCTTGTACTACTCCCATAGGCTCTGCCACTGGGTGGAAAGTCATACTGTATGA
- the pip5kl1.S gene encoding phosphatidylinositol 4-phosphate 5-kinase-like protein 1 isoform X2 codes for MNTRFQNGSAMSGESRRSNRHRRLFWNLRQRWKLLGLFEIDKEHEFYPLTCDLKQGLKQAIQESIYSDTTIALADEDYSAKITQGHEGFLMRSYAGPVFSYFRQSLGVSEESFTRSLSCNDFYLQFISNSKSKADFFLTNDKRFFLKTQTKREAHFMLQILRRYIEHFQLYPHSLLVKILGVYSITYAQNKKKYFIIMQSVFFPDERITSRYDIKGCKVSRWTEPEPEGSRVLQVFKDCNFEGNVICLDQQRAWLLRQMELDARFLQQLNVIDYSLLVGSQPLHADEKNQSWSLANLIVRTKRSVNGAASPTASNTASVPGTVDGEEDSSERDEGGAGLMGSQEMKPAEQIPMKKLKAQLSMVSDTSDIITQNRRLLPNYKNALHVVDGPEQRYFIGIIDIFTVYGLRKRLEHLWKSVRYRGQEFSTVSPLYYSHRLCHWVESHTV; via the exons ATGAATACAAGATTTCAGAATGGGAGTGCTATGTCT gGGGAGTCCAGACGCAGCAACAGGCACCGGCGACTGTTCTGGAACCTCCGCCAGCGCTGGAAGCTTCTCGGGCTCTTTGAGATTGATAAGGAACATGAGTTCTACCCTCTGACCTGTGACCTGAAACAGGGACTAAAGCAAGCCATCCAGGAAAGCATCTATAGTGATACCACG ATTGCACTTGCAGATGAGGATTACAGTGCAAAGATCACGCAGGGTCATGAG GGCTTTCTGATGAGGAGCTACGCAGGCCCGGTGTTCTCTTATTTTCGCCAGTCTCTTGGGGTGTCTGAGGAAAGTTTCACGAGATCTCTCTCTTGCAATGATTTCTACCTACAGTTCATTAGCAACTCCAAAAGCAAAGCTGATTTCTTCTTAAC GAATGACAAGCGCTTCTTTCTAAAGACTCAGACAAAGAGGGAGGCCCACTTCATGTTGCAGATCCTACGCCGATACATAGAGCACTTTCAGTTATACCCTCACTCTCTGCTCGTCAAAATCTTGG gtgtttACAGCATCACTTATGCTCAGAACAAAAAG AAGTACTTTATCATCATGCAGAGCGTTTTCTTCCCAGATGAGAGGATCACAAGCCG GTACGATATCAAGGGCTGCAAAGTGAGTCGCTGGACTGAACCGGAACCAGAGGGAAGCCGGGTGTTGCAGGTCTTTAAGGACTGTAACTTTGAAGGAAATGTTATCTGCCTTG ATCAGCAACGGGCCTGGTTGTTACGACAGATGGAGCTGGACGCACGTTTTTTGCAACAGCTCAATGTGATAGATTACAGCCTACTTGTTGGCTCTCAGCCATTACACGCTGATGAAAAGAACCAGAGCTGGTCCCTCGCCAACCTCATAGTCAGAACAAAAAG GTCTGTGAATGGAGCAGCCAGCCCTACTGCTTCCAACACAGCATCAGTTCCTGGCACAGTAGATGGGGAAGAGGACTCCAGTGAAAGGGATGAAGGTGGTGCAGGACTAATGGGCTCCCAAGAAATGAAACCTGCAGAACAAATCCCCATGAAAAAACTCAAGGCACAGCTCAGCATGGTCTCTGATACCTCTGATATTATTACACAAAACAGGCGCCTGCTGCCCAACTACAAGAATGCGCTGCATGTCGTGGATGGGCCAGAGCAGAGGTATTTCATTGGTATCATCGACATTTTCACAGTGTATGGCCTAAGGAAAAGGCTGGAGCATTTGTGGAAAAGTGTAAGATATCGTGGTCAGGAATTCTCCACCGTCAGCCCCTTGTACTACTCCCATAGGCTCTGCCACTGGGTGGAAAGTCATACTGTATGA
- the dpm2.S gene encoding dolichyl-phosphate mannosyltransferase polypeptide 2, regulatory subunit S homeolog, producing the protein MATGSDRLAGAGLVALSSIIFVYYTVWVILLPFIDGDHVIHIFFLPREYAVLLPLVAALVLLLLIGIFVTFITWKSRSPKKKSQ; encoded by the exons ATG GCGACAGGCAGCGATCGTTTAGCGGGGGCTGGGCTTGTGGCTTTGAGCTCGATCATCTTCGTCTATTACACAGTATGGGTCATTTTGCTG CCTTTCATTGACGGTGATCATGTGATTCACATCTTCTTCCTGCCCCGGGAATATGCTGTGTTGCTGCCTTTGGTGGCTGCTTTAGTCCTGCTTCTTTTAATTG GGATCTTTGTGACATTCATCACGTGGAAGAGCCGGAGTCCAAAAAAGAAATCCCAGTGA